The proteins below come from a single Malus domestica chromosome 03, GDT2T_hap1 genomic window:
- the LOC103422853 gene encoding uncharacterized protein isoform X2 yields MGIRSSSLTDLRGSRITQRDVRSNKNRSQTSPTRLSFASLLFILSPPSVSVRKLGNLTPTVHIIRLKRCTAKKMAWSLEKSDAGVETHLGVVRPATEAHAEEAVGALRAGEVIAVPTDTLYGFACDACSLEAVNRIYEIKGRKHTSPLAICVGDVLDIERFAVTDHLPHGLLEALLPGPVTLVLSRGESSILEKSLNPGLESIGVRVPDCNFIRDIARKLGSALALTSANLSGQPSSVSIKDFENLWEHCAYVYNGGVLPSGRAGSTVVDLTRLDRYKILRPGSARDETVAILGRFSLEEEGTAT; encoded by the exons ATGGGCATCCGGTCCTCGTCGTTGACTGACCTACGAGGGAGCAGAATAACTCAGAGGGATGTACGTTCCAACAAGAATCGCAGCCAGACTTCCCCTACTCGCCTCTCCTTCGCTTCC CTCCTCTTTATTCTCTCACCACCGTCAGTCA gCGTGCGCAAATTGGGTAATTTAACGCCAACAGTGCACATCATTAGATTGAAACGCTGCACTGCGAAGAAGATGGCTTGGAGTTTGGAGAAGAGCGACGCGGGGGTTGAAACCCACTTGGGGGTGGTCCGTCCAGCCACTGAAGCTCACGCTGAAGAGGCCGTCGGAGCTCTCAGAGCCGGAGAAGTCATTGCCGTCCCCACCGATACGCTGTACGGCTTCGCTTGTGATGCTTG CTCTTTGGAAGCAGTGAACCGAATATATGAGATTAAAGGACGTAAGCATACAAGTCCTCTTGCAATTTGTGTTGGGGATGTTCTGGACATTGAGCGGTTTGCTGTCACAGACCATTTGCCCCATGGCTTGCTTGAGGCTCTCCTTCCAGGACCCGTTACTCTTGTACTAAGCCGAG GGGAGTCAAGTATTCTTGAGAAGTCTTTAAACCCAGGATTGGAGAGTATAGGAGTCCGAGTACCTGACTGTAACTTCATCAGGGACATTGCACGCAAATTGGGGAGTGCATTGGCCCTTACAAGTGCAAACCTAAGTGGGCAGCCAAGTAGTGTTTCCATCAAAGATTTTGAGAACCTCTGGGAACACTGTGCCTACGTTTACAATGGTGGTGTGCTTCCTTCAGGCCGTGCAGGCTCAACAGTTGTGGACCTCACCAGACTCGACAGGTACAAGATTCTTCGACCCGGAAG
- the LOC103422853 gene encoding uncharacterized protein isoform X1, whose protein sequence is MGIRSSSLTDLRGSRITQRDVRSNKNRSQTSPTRLSFASLLLSSPPPQLLLFILSPPSVSVRKLGNLTPTVHIIRLKRCTAKKMAWSLEKSDAGVETHLGVVRPATEAHAEEAVGALRAGEVIAVPTDTLYGFACDACSLEAVNRIYEIKGRKHTSPLAICVGDVLDIERFAVTDHLPHGLLEALLPGPVTLVLSRGESSILEKSLNPGLESIGVRVPDCNFIRDIARKLGSALALTSANLSGQPSSVSIKDFENLWEHCAYVYNGGVLPSGRAGSTVVDLTRLDRYKILRPGSARDETVAILGRFSLEEEGTAT, encoded by the exons ATGGGCATCCGGTCCTCGTCGTTGACTGACCTACGAGGGAGCAGAATAACTCAGAGGGATGTACGTTCCAACAAGAATCGCAGCCAGACTTCCCCTACTCGCCTCTCCTTCGCTTCCCTCCTCCTCTCCTCTCCGCCTCCGCAGCTTCTCCTCTTTATTCTCTCACCACCGTCAGTCA gCGTGCGCAAATTGGGTAATTTAACGCCAACAGTGCACATCATTAGATTGAAACGCTGCACTGCGAAGAAGATGGCTTGGAGTTTGGAGAAGAGCGACGCGGGGGTTGAAACCCACTTGGGGGTGGTCCGTCCAGCCACTGAAGCTCACGCTGAAGAGGCCGTCGGAGCTCTCAGAGCCGGAGAAGTCATTGCCGTCCCCACCGATACGCTGTACGGCTTCGCTTGTGATGCTTG CTCTTTGGAAGCAGTGAACCGAATATATGAGATTAAAGGACGTAAGCATACAAGTCCTCTTGCAATTTGTGTTGGGGATGTTCTGGACATTGAGCGGTTTGCTGTCACAGACCATTTGCCCCATGGCTTGCTTGAGGCTCTCCTTCCAGGACCCGTTACTCTTGTACTAAGCCGAG GGGAGTCAAGTATTCTTGAGAAGTCTTTAAACCCAGGATTGGAGAGTATAGGAGTCCGAGTACCTGACTGTAACTTCATCAGGGACATTGCACGCAAATTGGGGAGTGCATTGGCCCTTACAAGTGCAAACCTAAGTGGGCAGCCAAGTAGTGTTTCCATCAAAGATTTTGAGAACCTCTGGGAACACTGTGCCTACGTTTACAATGGTGGTGTGCTTCCTTCAGGCCGTGCAGGCTCAACAGTTGTGGACCTCACCAGACTCGACAGGTACAAGATTCTTCGACCCGGAAG
- the LOC103422853 gene encoding uncharacterized protein isoform X6, with protein MYVPTRIAARLPLLASPSLPSSLFSHHRVRKLGNLTPTVHIIRLKRCTAKKMAWSLEKSDAGVETHLGVVRPATEAHAEEAVGALRAGEVIAVPTDTLYGFACDACSLEAVNRIYEIKGRKHTSPLAICVGDVLDIERFAVTDHLPHGLLEALLPGPVTLVLSRGESSILEKSLNPGLESIGVRVPDCNFIRDIARKLGSALALTSANLSGQPSSVSIKDFENLWEHCAYVYNGGVLPSGRAGSTVVDLTRLDRYKILRPGSARDETVAILGRFSLEEEGTAT; from the exons ATGTACGTTCCAACAAGAATCGCAGCCAGACTTCCCCTACTCGCCTCTCCTTCGCTTCC CTCCTCTTTATTCTCTCACCACC gCGTGCGCAAATTGGGTAATTTAACGCCAACAGTGCACATCATTAGATTGAAACGCTGCACTGCGAAGAAGATGGCTTGGAGTTTGGAGAAGAGCGACGCGGGGGTTGAAACCCACTTGGGGGTGGTCCGTCCAGCCACTGAAGCTCACGCTGAAGAGGCCGTCGGAGCTCTCAGAGCCGGAGAAGTCATTGCCGTCCCCACCGATACGCTGTACGGCTTCGCTTGTGATGCTTG CTCTTTGGAAGCAGTGAACCGAATATATGAGATTAAAGGACGTAAGCATACAAGTCCTCTTGCAATTTGTGTTGGGGATGTTCTGGACATTGAGCGGTTTGCTGTCACAGACCATTTGCCCCATGGCTTGCTTGAGGCTCTCCTTCCAGGACCCGTTACTCTTGTACTAAGCCGAG GGGAGTCAAGTATTCTTGAGAAGTCTTTAAACCCAGGATTGGAGAGTATAGGAGTCCGAGTACCTGACTGTAACTTCATCAGGGACATTGCACGCAAATTGGGGAGTGCATTGGCCCTTACAAGTGCAAACCTAAGTGGGCAGCCAAGTAGTGTTTCCATCAAAGATTTTGAGAACCTCTGGGAACACTGTGCCTACGTTTACAATGGTGGTGTGCTTCCTTCAGGCCGTGCAGGCTCAACAGTTGTGGACCTCACCAGACTCGACAGGTACAAGATTCTTCGACCCGGAAG
- the LOC103422853 gene encoding uncharacterized protein isoform X5, with the protein MYVPTRIAARLPLLASPSLPSSLFSHHRQSVSVRKLGNLTPTVHIIRLKRCTAKKMAWSLEKSDAGVETHLGVVRPATEAHAEEAVGALRAGEVIAVPTDTLYGFACDACSLEAVNRIYEIKGRKHTSPLAICVGDVLDIERFAVTDHLPHGLLEALLPGPVTLVLSRGESSILEKSLNPGLESIGVRVPDCNFIRDIARKLGSALALTSANLSGQPSSVSIKDFENLWEHCAYVYNGGVLPSGRAGSTVVDLTRLDRYKILRPGSARDETVAILGRFSLEEEGTAT; encoded by the exons ATGTACGTTCCAACAAGAATCGCAGCCAGACTTCCCCTACTCGCCTCTCCTTCGCTTCC CTCCTCTTTATTCTCTCACCACCGTCAGTCAGTca gCGTGCGCAAATTGGGTAATTTAACGCCAACAGTGCACATCATTAGATTGAAACGCTGCACTGCGAAGAAGATGGCTTGGAGTTTGGAGAAGAGCGACGCGGGGGTTGAAACCCACTTGGGGGTGGTCCGTCCAGCCACTGAAGCTCACGCTGAAGAGGCCGTCGGAGCTCTCAGAGCCGGAGAAGTCATTGCCGTCCCCACCGATACGCTGTACGGCTTCGCTTGTGATGCTTG CTCTTTGGAAGCAGTGAACCGAATATATGAGATTAAAGGACGTAAGCATACAAGTCCTCTTGCAATTTGTGTTGGGGATGTTCTGGACATTGAGCGGTTTGCTGTCACAGACCATTTGCCCCATGGCTTGCTTGAGGCTCTCCTTCCAGGACCCGTTACTCTTGTACTAAGCCGAG GGGAGTCAAGTATTCTTGAGAAGTCTTTAAACCCAGGATTGGAGAGTATAGGAGTCCGAGTACCTGACTGTAACTTCATCAGGGACATTGCACGCAAATTGGGGAGTGCATTGGCCCTTACAAGTGCAAACCTAAGTGGGCAGCCAAGTAGTGTTTCCATCAAAGATTTTGAGAACCTCTGGGAACACTGTGCCTACGTTTACAATGGTGGTGTGCTTCCTTCAGGCCGTGCAGGCTCAACAGTTGTGGACCTCACCAGACTCGACAGGTACAAGATTCTTCGACCCGGAAG
- the LOC103422853 gene encoding uncharacterized protein isoform X7 codes for MAWSLEKSDAGVETHLGVVRPATEAHAEEAVGALRAGEVIAVPTDTLYGFACDACSLEAVNRIYEIKGRKHTSPLAICVGDVLDIERFAVTDHLPHGLLEALLPGPVTLVLSRGESSILEKSLNPGLESIGVRVPDCNFIRDIARKLGSALALTSANLSGQPSSVSIKDFENLWEHCAYVYNGGVLPSGRAGSTVVDLTRLDRYKILRPGSARDETVAILGRFSLEEEGTAT; via the exons ATGGCTTGGAGTTTGGAGAAGAGCGACGCGGGGGTTGAAACCCACTTGGGGGTGGTCCGTCCAGCCACTGAAGCTCACGCTGAAGAGGCCGTCGGAGCTCTCAGAGCCGGAGAAGTCATTGCCGTCCCCACCGATACGCTGTACGGCTTCGCTTGTGATGCTTG CTCTTTGGAAGCAGTGAACCGAATATATGAGATTAAAGGACGTAAGCATACAAGTCCTCTTGCAATTTGTGTTGGGGATGTTCTGGACATTGAGCGGTTTGCTGTCACAGACCATTTGCCCCATGGCTTGCTTGAGGCTCTCCTTCCAGGACCCGTTACTCTTGTACTAAGCCGAG GGGAGTCAAGTATTCTTGAGAAGTCTTTAAACCCAGGATTGGAGAGTATAGGAGTCCGAGTACCTGACTGTAACTTCATCAGGGACATTGCACGCAAATTGGGGAGTGCATTGGCCCTTACAAGTGCAAACCTAAGTGGGCAGCCAAGTAGTGTTTCCATCAAAGATTTTGAGAACCTCTGGGAACACTGTGCCTACGTTTACAATGGTGGTGTGCTTCCTTCAGGCCGTGCAGGCTCAACAGTTGTGGACCTCACCAGACTCGACAGGTACAAGATTCTTCGACCCGGAAG
- the LOC103422853 gene encoding uncharacterized protein isoform X4, whose protein sequence is MYVPTRIAARLPLLASPSLPSSSPLRLRSFSSLFSHHRVRKLGNLTPTVHIIRLKRCTAKKMAWSLEKSDAGVETHLGVVRPATEAHAEEAVGALRAGEVIAVPTDTLYGFACDACSLEAVNRIYEIKGRKHTSPLAICVGDVLDIERFAVTDHLPHGLLEALLPGPVTLVLSRGESSILEKSLNPGLESIGVRVPDCNFIRDIARKLGSALALTSANLSGQPSSVSIKDFENLWEHCAYVYNGGVLPSGRAGSTVVDLTRLDRYKILRPGSARDETVAILGRFSLEEEGTAT, encoded by the exons ATGTACGTTCCAACAAGAATCGCAGCCAGACTTCCCCTACTCGCCTCTCCTTCGCTTCCCTCCTCCTCTCCTCTCCGCCTCCGCAGCTTCTCCTCTTTATTCTCTCACCACC gCGTGCGCAAATTGGGTAATTTAACGCCAACAGTGCACATCATTAGATTGAAACGCTGCACTGCGAAGAAGATGGCTTGGAGTTTGGAGAAGAGCGACGCGGGGGTTGAAACCCACTTGGGGGTGGTCCGTCCAGCCACTGAAGCTCACGCTGAAGAGGCCGTCGGAGCTCTCAGAGCCGGAGAAGTCATTGCCGTCCCCACCGATACGCTGTACGGCTTCGCTTGTGATGCTTG CTCTTTGGAAGCAGTGAACCGAATATATGAGATTAAAGGACGTAAGCATACAAGTCCTCTTGCAATTTGTGTTGGGGATGTTCTGGACATTGAGCGGTTTGCTGTCACAGACCATTTGCCCCATGGCTTGCTTGAGGCTCTCCTTCCAGGACCCGTTACTCTTGTACTAAGCCGAG GGGAGTCAAGTATTCTTGAGAAGTCTTTAAACCCAGGATTGGAGAGTATAGGAGTCCGAGTACCTGACTGTAACTTCATCAGGGACATTGCACGCAAATTGGGGAGTGCATTGGCCCTTACAAGTGCAAACCTAAGTGGGCAGCCAAGTAGTGTTTCCATCAAAGATTTTGAGAACCTCTGGGAACACTGTGCCTACGTTTACAATGGTGGTGTGCTTCCTTCAGGCCGTGCAGGCTCAACAGTTGTGGACCTCACCAGACTCGACAGGTACAAGATTCTTCGACCCGGAAG
- the LOC103422853 gene encoding uncharacterized protein isoform X3 — protein sequence MYVPTRIAARLPLLASPSLPSSSPLRLRSFSSLFSHHRQSVSVRKLGNLTPTVHIIRLKRCTAKKMAWSLEKSDAGVETHLGVVRPATEAHAEEAVGALRAGEVIAVPTDTLYGFACDACSLEAVNRIYEIKGRKHTSPLAICVGDVLDIERFAVTDHLPHGLLEALLPGPVTLVLSRGESSILEKSLNPGLESIGVRVPDCNFIRDIARKLGSALALTSANLSGQPSSVSIKDFENLWEHCAYVYNGGVLPSGRAGSTVVDLTRLDRYKILRPGSARDETVAILGRFSLEEEGTAT from the exons ATGTACGTTCCAACAAGAATCGCAGCCAGACTTCCCCTACTCGCCTCTCCTTCGCTTCCCTCCTCCTCTCCTCTCCGCCTCCGCAGCTTCTCCTCTTTATTCTCTCACCACCGTCAGTCAGTca gCGTGCGCAAATTGGGTAATTTAACGCCAACAGTGCACATCATTAGATTGAAACGCTGCACTGCGAAGAAGATGGCTTGGAGTTTGGAGAAGAGCGACGCGGGGGTTGAAACCCACTTGGGGGTGGTCCGTCCAGCCACTGAAGCTCACGCTGAAGAGGCCGTCGGAGCTCTCAGAGCCGGAGAAGTCATTGCCGTCCCCACCGATACGCTGTACGGCTTCGCTTGTGATGCTTG CTCTTTGGAAGCAGTGAACCGAATATATGAGATTAAAGGACGTAAGCATACAAGTCCTCTTGCAATTTGTGTTGGGGATGTTCTGGACATTGAGCGGTTTGCTGTCACAGACCATTTGCCCCATGGCTTGCTTGAGGCTCTCCTTCCAGGACCCGTTACTCTTGTACTAAGCCGAG GGGAGTCAAGTATTCTTGAGAAGTCTTTAAACCCAGGATTGGAGAGTATAGGAGTCCGAGTACCTGACTGTAACTTCATCAGGGACATTGCACGCAAATTGGGGAGTGCATTGGCCCTTACAAGTGCAAACCTAAGTGGGCAGCCAAGTAGTGTTTCCATCAAAGATTTTGAGAACCTCTGGGAACACTGTGCCTACGTTTACAATGGTGGTGTGCTTCCTTCAGGCCGTGCAGGCTCAACAGTTGTGGACCTCACCAGACTCGACAGGTACAAGATTCTTCGACCCGGAAG